A window of Panicum virgatum strain AP13 chromosome 8K, P.virgatum_v5, whole genome shotgun sequence contains these coding sequences:
- the LOC120645737 gene encoding uncharacterized protein LOC120645737: MDKSMVTIHAKMDGFSTAIKNQFSFNKMIETQLAQVAATMPPALENVKAITTREGKTTQDPPYPNHVNRKKASPVAEEPPREEEPEKVHEGKTAPHEFYDTQVLSFPMRARKPSTDEQFSCFVEIIQQVNINMPLMDAMKVPTYARYIKDIINNKRPLPTTEVIKLTEACSAAILQQLPEKKKDPGFPTIRCSIGAQNFDKALCDLGASVSVMPKAVFDQLNYTELTPTPMQLQLADSSVRHPEGITEDVPVRVRDCFVPVNFVVLDMDNQKETTLILGRPFLNTADAHIDVGAGEI, encoded by the coding sequence atggACAAATCTATGgtgaccatccatgccaagatggacggattctccactgccATCAAGAATCAATTtagtttcaacaagatgattgagaCTCAACTAGCTCAAGTGGCTGCTACCATGCCCCCTGCTTTGGAGAATGTTAAGGCGATAACCACACGAGAAGGTAAAACTACTCAAGACCCGccttatcctaaccatgttAACAGGAAGAAAGCAAGCCCGGTGGCAGAAGAACCACCTCGGGAGGAGGAACCCgagaaggttcatgaaggaAAGACGGCTCCGCATGAATTTTATGATACCCAAGTATTATCGTTCCCTATGAGGGCAAGGAAGCCAAGTACAGATGAGCAGTTCAGCTGCTTTGTTgagataatacaacaagtgaacaTCAATATGCCCTTGATGGATGCGATGAAGGTTCCGACCTATGCTCGTTATATCAAGGACATAATTAACAACAAGCGACCACTGCCAACTACCGAAGTAATCAAGCTCACTGAGGCATGCAGTGCAGCTATTCTTCAACAATTGcccgagaagaagaaggatccaGGATTCCCAACTATCAGATGTTCGATAGGGGCACAGAACTTCGACAAAGCCTTATGTGATTTAGGAGCCAGTGTTAGTGTGATGCCGAAGGCGGTCTTCGACCAACTCAACTACACAGAGTTGACACCAACACCCATGCAGTTGCAATTGGCTGACTCCTCAGTACGGCACCCAGAAGGAATCACTGAGGATGTCCCCGTGAGAGTACGGGACTGTTTTGTCCCAGTAAATTTTGTGGTACTCGATATGGATAATCAAAAGGAGACTACTCTCATTCTAGGACGGCCGTTCCTCAATACAGCAGATGCAcatattgatgttggggccggaGAAATCTGA